A genomic window from Quercus lobata isolate SW786 chromosome 10, ValleyOak3.0 Primary Assembly, whole genome shotgun sequence includes:
- the LOC115962885 gene encoding protein FAR1-RELATED SEQUENCE 5-like isoform X2: MDTEPHAEDKNVIADSSIGGESGIYEVDANQEPYEGMLFESEEAAKAFYDEYAKRLGFLTRIVSSRKSERDGSIISRRLACNKEGFNINSQKRGQVRIRKRESKREGCMAMFLVKREKPGRWVVTKFVRDHNHALVISSEKSRPTPDEKDRRIRELSSELHRANQHLASCREQLRTFMTYVEEHTECLSRTVEDVVHRIREVESEDQKPSQYS, encoded by the exons A TGGATACAGAGCCCCATGCAGAAGACAAAAATGTAATAGCAGACAGTTCTATAGGAGGTGAATCAGGTATATATGAAGTTGATGCTAATCAAGAACCATATGAGGGTATGCTGTTTGAATCTGAAGAAGCTGCCAAAGCATTTTATGATGAATATGCTAAGCGGCTAGGATTTTTAACACGAATTGTATCATCCCGAAAGTCAGAGCGTGATGGATCTATCATCTCTCGACGCCTTGCATGTAATAAAGAGGGATTTAATATCAACAGTCAAAAGAGAGGGCAGGTCCGAATTAGAAAGCGAGAGAGCAAAAGGGAAGGTTGCATGGCAATGTTTTTGGTGAAGAGGGAGAAGCCTGGGAGATGGGTTGTCACAAAATTTGTGAGGGATCATAATCATGCTCTAGTTATTTCCTCAGAAAAGAGTCGACCAACTCCA GATGAGAAAGATAGGAGAATTCGAGAGCTATCTTCTGAGCTGCATCGTGCAAATCAGCATTTGGCATCCTGTCGAGAACAGCTGCGTACATTTATGACATATGTTGAAGAACACACTGAATGCCTATCAAGAACGGTTGAAGATGTAGTTCACAGGATCAGGGAAGTTGAATCTGAAGACCAAAAGCCTAGTCAATACTCTTAG
- the LOC115962885 gene encoding protein FAR1-RELATED SEQUENCE 5-like isoform X1, producing MDTEPHAEDKNVIADSSIGGESGIYEVDANQEPYEGMLFESEEAAKAFYDEYAKRLGFLTRIVSSRKSERDGSIISRRLACNKEGFNINSQKRGQVRIRKRESKREGCMAMFLVKREKPGRWVVTKFVRDHNHALVISSEKSRPTPDEKDRRIRELSSELHRANQHLASCREQLRTFMTYVEEHTECLSRTVEDVVHRIREVESEDQKPSQYS from the exons a TGGATACAGAGCCCCATGCAGAAGACAAAAATGTAATAGCAGACAGTTCTATAGGAGGTGAATCAGGTATATATGAAGTTGATGCTAATCAAGAACCATATGAGGGTATGCTGTTTGAATCTGAAGAAGCTGCCAAAGCATTTTATGATGAATATGCTAAGCGGCTAGGATTTTTAACACGAATTGTATCATCCCGAAAGTCAGAGCGTGATGGATCTATCATCTCTCGACGCCTTGCATGTAATAAAGAGGGATTTAATATCAACAGTCAAAAGAGAGGGCAGGTCCGAATTAGAAAGCGAGAGAGCAAAAGGGAAGGTTGCATGGCAATGTTTTTGGTGAAGAGGGAGAAGCCTGGGAGATGGGTTGTCACAAAATTTGTGAGGGATCATAATCATGCTCTAGTTATTTCCTCAGAAAAGAGTCGACCAACTCCA GATGAGAAAGATAGGAGAATTCGAGAGCTATCTTCTGAGCTGCATCGTGCAAATCAGCATTTGGCATCCTGTCGAGAACAGCTGCGTACATTTATGACATATGTTGAAGAACACACTGAATGCCTATCAAGAACGGTTGAAGATGTAGTTCACAGGATCAGGGAAGTTGAATCTGAAGACCAAAAGCCTAGTCAATACTCTTAG
- the LOC115962885 gene encoding protein FAR1-RELATED SEQUENCE 5-like isoform X3 — MLFESEEAAKAFYDEYAKRLGFLTRIVSSRKSERDGSIISRRLACNKEGFNINSQKRGQVRIRKRESKREGCMAMFLVKREKPGRWVVTKFVRDHNHALVISSEKSRPTPDEKDRRIRELSSELHRANQHLASCREQLRTFMTYVEEHTECLSRTVEDVVHRIREVESEDQKPSQYS; from the exons ATGCTGTTTGAATCTGAAGAAGCTGCCAAAGCATTTTATGATGAATATGCTAAGCGGCTAGGATTTTTAACACGAATTGTATCATCCCGAAAGTCAGAGCGTGATGGATCTATCATCTCTCGACGCCTTGCATGTAATAAAGAGGGATTTAATATCAACAGTCAAAAGAGAGGGCAGGTCCGAATTAGAAAGCGAGAGAGCAAAAGGGAAGGTTGCATGGCAATGTTTTTGGTGAAGAGGGAGAAGCCTGGGAGATGGGTTGTCACAAAATTTGTGAGGGATCATAATCATGCTCTAGTTATTTCCTCAGAAAAGAGTCGACCAACTCCA GATGAGAAAGATAGGAGAATTCGAGAGCTATCTTCTGAGCTGCATCGTGCAAATCAGCATTTGGCATCCTGTCGAGAACAGCTGCGTACATTTATGACATATGTTGAAGAACACACTGAATGCCTATCAAGAACGGTTGAAGATGTAGTTCACAGGATCAGGGAAGTTGAATCTGAAGACCAAAAGCCTAGTCAATACTCTTAG
- the LOC115962469 gene encoding protein FAR1-RELATED SEQUENCE 5-like: MASPSGHGYKSNRNYRQWLTETFDGHETADDELSDNLDGNDNIIQPSLQAFSLTSEPLEPFIGMEFESAEDAREFYEMYGRRMGFTIRNNRTRRSLKDNSIIGREFVCSKEGFRLKKYENREKRALPSRPATREGCNAMMRIAAKDGGKWAVYGFVQEHNHELNPSKIPPRRSHRLAFSEDEKDLKIRELTTELHREKKKSAAYQQQLQLVLKYVEEYTQRLSLKIEVVENNMTELESEEQDSAQSD, translated from the exons ATGGCAAGCCCCTCTGGTCATGGATATAAATCAAACAGAAATTACAGGCAGTGGCTAACTGAAACTTTTGATGGTCATGAAACAGCAGATGATGAGTTATCAGATAATCTGGATGGAAATGATAACATAATTCAACCATCTCTTCAGGCTTTTTCTTTAACTTCAGAACCTTTAGAACCATTTATTGGCATGGAGTTTGAATCAGCCGAGGATGCTAGAGAATTTTATGAGATGTATGGTAGGCGTATGGGATTTACCATACGAAATAATCGTACACGCCGTTCACTTAaagataattcaataattggtcGGGAATTTGTTTGCTCAAAAGAAGGTTTTCGTttaaaaaagtatgaaaatagagaaaaaagagcTCTTCCATCACGTCCAGCCACTAGAGAGGGATGCAATGCAATGATGAGGATAGCTGCAAAGGATGGGGGAAAGTGGGCTGTATATGGTTTTGTGCAAGAACATAATCATGAGCTGAATCCTAGCAAAATTCCACCTCGAAGATCACATAGATTAGCATTCAGTGAG GATGAGAAAGATTTAAAAATCCGGGAACTAACCACAGAGCTTCATCGTGAGAAAAAGAAATCTGCAGCTTATCAGCAGCAACTACAGTTGGTTTTGAAATATGTTGAGGAGTATACTCAGAGGCTGTCATTAAAAATTGAAGTGGTTGAAAACAATATGACAGAACTTGAATCTGAGGAGCAAGACAGTGCACAATCTGACTAG
- the LOC115963061 gene encoding protein FAR1-RELATED SEQUENCE 5-like — MMDNEPHQGFDLDDSDLDLQAETYEKHIRIEDGLPNNLNLCVGEDDRVSDQSVGDLPMNAEALEPYIGMEFNSRDEAREFYVTYGRRTGFTVRIHHNRRSRVNNQVIGQDFVCSKEGFRAKKYVYRKDRVLPPPPVTREGCQAMIRLALRDGVKWVVTKFVKEHNHKLMSPSKVPWRGSGKHLVSEDEKDKRIRELSLELYNEKQKCKRRCAAYEEQLNMILKDLEQHTEHISKKVADIVQSIKDIEEEQSEADSG, encoded by the exons ATGATGGATAATGAACCTCATCAGGGATTTGACTTAGATGACAGTGACCTAGATTTGCAAGCTGAAACATATGAGAAGCATATAAGGATAGAAGATGGGCTTCCAAACAACTTAAACTTGTGTGTAGGTGAAGATGACAGGGTGTCAGATCAATCTGTTGGAGATTTACCTATGAATGCAGAAGCTTTAGAACCATACATAGGCATGGAGTTCAATTCAAGAGATGAAGCTAGAGAATTTTATGTTACCTATGGTAGGCGCACTGGTTTCACTGTACGTATACACCATAACCGTCGTTCACGAGTGAACAATCAGGTTATTGGTCAAGATTTTGTTTGTTCAAAAGAAGGCTTTCGTGCAAAAAAGTATGTTTATAGAAAAGACAGAGTTCTTCCTCCACCCCCTGTTACCCGAGAGGGCTGTCAGGCAATGATAAGGCTAGCTTTAAGGGATGGAGTGAAGTGGGTTGTCACCAAATTTGTGAAAGAGCATAATCATAAACTAATGAGTCCCAGTAAAGTCCCATGGCGGGGATCAGGAAAGCACTTAGTTAGTGAG GATGAGAAAGATAAGAGAATCCGTGAGCTGTCCCTTGAGTTGTATAATGAGAAGCAAAAGTGTAAGCGTCGATGTGCTGCATATGAAGAACAATTAAACATGATTTTGAAAGATTTGGAACAACACACAGAACACATATCCAAAAAAGTCGCTGATATAGTTCAAAGCATTAAAGATATTGAGGAAGAACAATCGGAAGCTGATAGTGGATAG